Proteins encoded in a region of the Elaeis guineensis isolate ETL-2024a chromosome 7, EG11, whole genome shotgun sequence genome:
- the LOC140859430 gene encoding uncharacterized protein, with protein MDRNIRRVEFSDPKPADDGGVELSLGLSIGGSSRRDRNPGPAHHGSDTRLGSGETVADLGGVRPFDNEDPFRRQEGRKNGIFGGGNGVPAEDRLTLEAQALKSRARDRAAREREAFVAYRDRRSRDRIAGIARLPSPNPNPVAYGSHPFPAMAMQYPHHHVRCAPVPNGLGFPFVMPCWAPAVLPVAAEGSNHSERSMFLPVVCRGLPVSVPAVNANRGIGESCYLEVTRGKGIGVNGAPSSIDSLGSSSSGVSDTWSGSLRGSSISSDARSHSTHTMVDKSGLQLSSQVSNLQGHQSHIAASSSAVIEDGTEKAASTAGSSLVLNSATSTMGKLDGTATSVNKPTSTAEDRNPNDSFSLPRMPFVSTTGNGPNGKTVTGFLYRYTKAEVHIVCVCHGSSFSPAEFVRHAGGTNISQPLRQIVVVPS; from the exons ATGGACAGAAATATTAGAAGAGTGGAGTTTTCGGACCCGAAGCCGGCGGACGACGGAGGAGTCGAGCTCAGCCTCGGGCTCTCCATCGGCGGGAGCTCCCGGAGGGACCGGAATCCGGGTCCGGCCCATCACGGGTCGGACACCCGGTTAGGATCCGGCGAGACCGTCGCCGATCTTGGTGGGGTTCGTCCCTTCGACAACGAAGATCCTTTCCGGCGGCAGGAGGGGAGGAAAAATGGGATCTTTGGCGGCGGCAATGGGGTTCCGGCGGAGGATCGGTTGACGCTAGAGGCACAGGCGCTGAAATCGAGGGCCAGAGACCGGGCGGCGAGGGAGAGGGAGGCGTTCGTCGCCTACCGGGACAGGCGGAGCCGCGACCGAATCGCCGGCATTGCTCGACTTCCTAGCCCTAACCCTAATCCGGTGGCGTACGGCTCGCATCCGTTCCCGGCGATGGCAATGCAGTATCCTCACCACCATGTACGGTGCGCGCCGGTACCGAATGGGCTGGGATTTCCCTTTGTGATGCCATGCTGGGCTCCGGCGGTGTTGCCTGTCGCCGCCGAGGGTTCGAACCATTCCGAGAGGAGTATGTTCCTGCCGGTGGTTTGCCGGGGCTTGCCGGTTTCCGTACCGGCTGTGAATGCGAATCGTGGCATCGGCGAGAGTTGCTATTTGGAAGTGACACGTGGGAAGGGCATTGGGGTTAATGGGGCCCCTTCGTCGATTGATTCGCTTGGGAGCAGCTCTTCAGGGGTTTCGGATACTTGGAGTGGTTCGCTTCGAG GATCGAGCATCAGCAGTGATGCAAGGAGTCATTCAACCCATACCATGGTAGACAAGTCTGGCTTGCAACTTTCATCACAAGTCAGCAATCTGCAAGGGCATCAATCTCACATTGCAGCATCTTCATCCGCAGTCATTGAAGATGGTACTGAGAAGGCCGCCAGCACTGCAGGGTCTAGCTTGGTGTTGAACTCAGCCACTTCAACCATGGGGAAGCTTGATGGTACTGCTACCTCTGTGAACAAACCAACCTCAACTGCCGAAGATCGGAACCCAAATGACTCATTCTCTCTGCCACGAATGCCCTTTGTGTCGACTACTGGGAATGGACCCAATGGGAAAACAGTCACTGGATTTCTATACAGATATACAAAAGCAGAGGTTCACATCGTCTGTGTTTGCCATGGGAGCTCCTTTTCGCCAGCAGAGTTTGTGAGGCATGCTGGGGGTACTAACATTTCACAGCCTTTGAGGCAGATTGTTGTTGTTCCTTCATGA